A genome region from Jeongeupia sp. HS-3 includes the following:
- a CDS encoding LysR family transcriptional regulator, which translates to MLRLNLESLEIIDAIARKGSFAAAAEAVHRVPSAVTYMVKKLEDELDVQLFDRSGHRAKLTPAGETLLEEGRHLLRAAGDLECRVKRVATGWETELNIAVDALMPVSLLHPWIAAFDALGSGTRLRFSRETLGGMWEALVDNRADLAIGASLEGPHGGGYATHYLGDCEFIFAVAPQHPLAALPEPLKAVQIQQHRVCAIADSSRHLMPRTVGILSGQETITVPDLASKLEMQLAGLGCGYLPYCVAAPYLADGRLLRRAVEEVKPPTRLYAAWRTSGAGRALKWWLDAMANDDRIGRWLAGN; encoded by the coding sequence GTGCTCAGACTGAATCTGGAATCGCTGGAAATCATCGATGCAATCGCCCGCAAGGGGAGCTTTGCCGCCGCCGCCGAAGCGGTGCACCGGGTGCCGTCGGCGGTGACCTATATGGTCAAAAAGCTGGAGGACGAACTGGATGTGCAGCTGTTCGATCGCAGCGGTCATCGCGCCAAGCTGACCCCGGCCGGCGAGACGCTGCTTGAAGAGGGCCGGCATTTGCTCAGGGCGGCGGGTGATCTGGAATGCCGGGTCAAGCGCGTTGCCACCGGCTGGGAGACCGAGCTCAATATCGCCGTCGACGCGCTGATGCCGGTATCGCTGCTGCATCCGTGGATCGCCGCCTTCGATGCGCTCGGTTCGGGCACGCGGCTGCGTTTTTCACGCGAGACGCTGGGAGGGATGTGGGAGGCGCTGGTCGACAATCGCGCCGATCTCGCCATCGGTGCTTCGCTCGAAGGGCCGCATGGCGGCGGTTATGCGACGCACTATCTGGGGGATTGCGAATTCATTTTCGCCGTTGCCCCGCAGCATCCGCTGGCCGCATTGCCCGAGCCGCTCAAGGCGGTGCAAATCCAGCAACACCGGGTCTGCGCGATTGCCGACAGCTCGCGCCACCTGATGCCGCGCACCGTCGGCATCCTTTCGGGGCAGGAAACCATTACCGTGCCCGATCTGGCCTCCAAGTTGGAGATGCAGCTGGCCGGGCTCGGTTGCGGCTACTTGCCCTACTGCGTGGCCGCGCCGTATCTGGCCGATGGGCGGCTGCTGCGGCGCGCGGTCGAAGAGGTTAAGCCACCGACCCGGCTTTACGCCGCCTGGCGAACCAGTGGCGCGGGCCGAGCCTTGAAGTGGTGGCTGGATGCGATGGCCAATGACGACCGGATCGGCCGCTGGCTGGCGGGCAATTAA
- a CDS encoding pirin family protein, which translates to MITLRKAHERGHANHGWLDSWHSFSFAGYHDPAHVHFGALRVINDDRIAPGMGFGTHAHRDMEIISYVLDGELAHKDSMGNGSTIKPGSVQRMSAGSGVQHSEFNPSAASEAHFLQIWIMPNATGVAPSYEETYFGDDEKRGRLRLIASADGADGSVTIHQDLRLYAGLFDGDESAHQPIPAGRQAYVHIARGSIEVNGFALEAGDAAMFTDEAKITFKHGQHAEVLVFDLA; encoded by the coding sequence ATGATCACGCTACGCAAAGCCCATGAACGCGGCCATGCCAACCACGGCTGGCTGGATTCCTGGCACAGCTTTTCGTTTGCCGGTTATCACGACCCGGCCCACGTACACTTCGGTGCGCTGCGCGTGATCAATGACGACCGTATCGCACCGGGCATGGGTTTCGGCACCCATGCGCACCGGGATATGGAAATCATCAGCTACGTGCTCGACGGCGAACTGGCGCACAAGGACAGCATGGGCAACGGCTCGACCATCAAGCCCGGCAGCGTGCAGCGGATGAGCGCCGGCAGCGGCGTGCAACACTCGGAGTTCAACCCGTCCGCAGCCAGCGAAGCGCATTTTCTGCAGATCTGGATCATGCCGAACGCCACCGGCGTGGCACCGTCGTACGAAGAAACCTATTTCGGCGACGATGAAAAGCGTGGCCGTTTGCGGCTGATTGCCAGCGCCGACGGTGCCGACGGATCGGTGACGATCCATCAGGATCTGCGACTTTACGCCGGCCTGTTTGACGGCGATGAATCGGCGCATCAGCCCATTCCGGCGGGGCGCCAAGCCTATGTGCACATTGCGCGCGGCAGCATTGAGGTCAACGGATTTGCGCTGGAGGCCGGCGATGCGGCGATGTTCACGGATGAGGCGAAGATCACGTTCAAGCACGGCCAGCACGCCGAGGTGCTGGTGTTCGATCTGGCTTGA
- the ampC gene encoding class C beta-lactamase: MPRLIGLIAPVVAICLPTIAGAADDDARIRGIVDAAIRPVIKTYDVPGMAVAVIVDGRPRFFSYGVASRQNSTPVSENTLFELGSVSKTFTATLGLYAQATGKLSLDDHPGRYMPELKGYPIDKASLLDLGTYSAGGLPLQFPDDVSDDARMIDYFRQWRPDAEPGVQRRYSNPSIGLFGHLTALALKRDFAGAVEGELFPALGLKHSHVRVPQSAMADYAWGYDKANKPIRVNPGMFDAEAYGIKSTAADMARFVQVNIDPGKLEGPMRRAVEGSHVGYFKIGDMVQGMGWEQYSYPIPVQRLLAGNSADVSMKPNAATKLTPPRKPSGATLFNKTGATNGFGAYVAFVPEEKIGIVMLANRNFPISARIEAAHAILTQLAPGAK, from the coding sequence CTGCCCAGACTCATCGGCCTGATCGCACCCGTTGTCGCGATCTGCCTTCCCACTATCGCCGGCGCGGCCGACGACGACGCCAGAATCCGCGGTATCGTCGATGCGGCAATCCGCCCCGTGATCAAGACGTACGACGTACCCGGCATGGCCGTCGCGGTCATCGTCGACGGCCGACCCCGCTTCTTCAGCTACGGCGTTGCGTCGCGGCAGAACAGTACCCCGGTCAGCGAAAATACGCTGTTCGAGCTCGGCTCGGTCAGCAAGACGTTCACGGCAACGCTGGGCTTGTACGCACAGGCAACCGGGAAACTGTCGCTGGATGACCATCCCGGCCGGTATATGCCGGAACTCAAGGGATATCCGATCGACAAGGCCAGCCTGCTCGATCTGGGCACCTACAGCGCCGGTGGCCTGCCGCTGCAGTTTCCTGACGATGTGTCGGACGACGCGCGGATGATCGATTATTTCCGGCAATGGCGGCCGGATGCCGAACCCGGCGTGCAACGCCGGTATTCCAACCCCAGCATCGGCCTGTTCGGGCATCTCACCGCGCTCGCGCTGAAGCGTGATTTTGCCGGTGCCGTGGAAGGCGAGCTTTTCCCCGCGCTCGGCCTGAAACACAGCCATGTCCGCGTGCCGCAAAGCGCGATGGCCGATTACGCATGGGGCTACGACAAGGCGAATAAACCCATACGGGTGAATCCCGGGATGTTCGACGCCGAAGCCTATGGCATCAAATCCACGGCCGCCGACATGGCCCGCTTCGTACAGGTGAACATTGATCCGGGCAAGCTCGAAGGGCCGATGCGGCGCGCCGTCGAAGGCAGTCATGTGGGCTACTTCAAGATCGGCGACATGGTGCAGGGCATGGGTTGGGAGCAGTATTCGTACCCGATCCCGGTGCAGCGGCTGCTGGCCGGCAATTCGGCGGACGTGAGCATGAAGCCCAATGCCGCGACGAAGCTGACCCCGCCGCGCAAGCCGTCCGGCGCGACGCTGTTCAACAAGACCGGCGCGACGAATGGATTCGGTGCCTACGTGGCCTTCGTGCCCGAGGAGAAGATCGGCATCGTGATGCTGGCGAACCGGAATTTCCCGATTTCCGCCCGGATCGAAGCGGCACATGCGATTCTGACGCAGCTCGCGCCCGGCGCGAAATAG
- a CDS encoding bifunctional acetate--CoA ligase family protein/GNAT family N-acetyltransferase, with product MKKHYLTPLFDPRSVAVIGASDRAGSVGAVVFANLLESGYSGKVYPVNLRHAKVQGASAFKHVRDIGAPVELALITTPAKTLADVIDECGRAGIKAVVIMSCDFVGTDAKTQKLLDRILARARQYGIRLIGPTVFGMARGASKFAAANYLGKIKSGSMALVSQSSSVASAILDWAESHDIGFSSVVSLGVAADVDVGETLDYLVADNKTKSILLYIEDVHDARTLMSALRAAARSKPVLVLKVGRYDDEVKLGRTHSERLIGRDDVFDNALRRAGVLRVRSINQIFTAARVLTNNYRVKGRRLAILTNGIGAGLMAVDRARDLNVPLPKLSPETVARLDAIIPGQTSRDNPVDILGNAPAARFEAATSIMLDDPEVDGVLVIFTPQAGTDHMETAKLLVALRKAHDKPILFAWIGGKKVEASRTLLTKSGCAYFHSPEQAIEVFYSLAAWQHNQQLLLQTPGPIGEWEAPDLETARLIIDGVIASGRSVLDEIESKAVLRAFNIPVTLTMRAASADEAVNAAMGMGLPVVLKIDGEGVLHKTDIDGVALGLNSLVQVASEANKMLARGRDRLGDQLKGLTVQPMHGKKNARELMVGVAHDRAFGPVITFGAGGIAVEVFNDVAVALPPLNEYLAENLIRRTKVKKMLDTFRNQPAVDIDAVKAVLLRVSEMVCELPQIQHLDINPLVADENGVVAVDARIIVAPVDPDARRYAHMAIHPYPSQLVQVTQLKTGMPVTIRPIRPEDAELVMAFVGNLSEETRYNRYMSTLKSLPQIQLARFTQIDYAREMALVAAVESGGGEAIVAVARFVVNPDYDSCEFAIVIDDAWQGKGLGNRLMNALFDAARGMRLTMVEGEVLTSNKTMLSFMRSLGFEVTQHPEDDGLKWVVKSL from the coding sequence ATGAAAAAGCACTACCTGACTCCCTTGTTCGATCCGCGTTCGGTGGCGGTGATCGGCGCATCCGATCGCGCCGGTTCGGTCGGCGCCGTGGTGTTTGCCAATCTGCTCGAATCGGGCTATTCGGGCAAGGTTTACCCGGTCAACCTGCGGCACGCCAAGGTGCAGGGCGCCAGCGCGTTCAAGCATGTGCGCGATATCGGCGCGCCGGTCGAGCTGGCGCTGATCACCACGCCGGCCAAAACGCTGGCCGATGTGATCGACGAATGCGGCCGTGCCGGCATCAAGGCCGTGGTGATCATGAGCTGCGATTTTGTCGGCACCGACGCCAAGACCCAGAAGCTGCTCGACCGCATCCTCGCGCGGGCGCGCCAGTACGGTATCCGGCTGATCGGGCCGACGGTGTTCGGCATGGCGCGCGGCGCCAGCAAGTTCGCCGCAGCCAATTATCTGGGCAAGATCAAATCCGGCAGCATGGCGCTGGTGTCGCAGTCGTCGTCGGTGGCGTCGGCGATTCTGGATTGGGCCGAATCGCACGATATCGGTTTTTCGTCGGTGGTCTCGCTCGGCGTTGCCGCCGATGTCGACGTCGGCGAGACGCTGGATTATCTGGTTGCCGACAACAAGACCAAGAGCATCCTGCTGTATATCGAAGACGTCCACGATGCACGCACGCTGATGTCGGCGCTGCGCGCGGCGGCACGCTCCAAGCCGGTGCTGGTGCTCAAGGTCGGCCGCTACGACGACGAGGTCAAACTGGGCCGTACCCACTCCGAACGGCTGATCGGCCGCGACGATGTTTTCGACAATGCGCTGCGCCGCGCCGGCGTGCTGCGGGTGCGCTCGATCAACCAGATTTTCACCGCCGCGCGGGTGCTGACCAATAACTACCGGGTCAAGGGCCGCCGGCTGGCGATCCTGACCAATGGCATCGGCGCCGGCTTGATGGCGGTCGATCGCGCTCGCGATCTGAACGTGCCGCTGCCCAAGCTCTCGCCCGAGACCGTGGCGCGGCTCGATGCGATCATTCCGGGCCAGACCAGCCGCGATAATCCGGTCGATATTCTCGGCAACGCCCCGGCGGCGCGCTTCGAGGCGGCGACGAGCATCATGCTCGACGATCCGGAGGTCGACGGCGTGCTGGTGATCTTCACCCCGCAAGCCGGCACCGATCATATGGAAACCGCCAAGCTGCTGGTGGCGCTGCGCAAGGCGCACGACAAGCCGATTCTGTTTGCGTGGATCGGCGGCAAAAAGGTCGAGGCCAGCCGTACGCTACTGACCAAGAGCGGTTGCGCCTATTTCCACTCGCCCGAGCAGGCGATCGAGGTTTTTTATTCACTCGCCGCCTGGCAACACAACCAGCAATTACTACTACAAACGCCGGGGCCGATCGGCGAATGGGAAGCGCCGGATCTGGAAACCGCGCGCTTGATTATTGATGGCGTGATCGCCAGCGGCCGCAGCGTGCTCGATGAAATCGAATCCAAGGCGGTGCTGCGCGCGTTCAATATCCCGGTGACGCTGACCATGCGCGCCGCCAGCGCCGATGAGGCGGTGAACGCGGCGATGGGCATGGGTCTGCCGGTGGTGCTGAAGATCGATGGCGAAGGCGTGCTGCACAAGACCGATATCGACGGCGTGGCGCTGGGGCTGAACAGTCTGGTGCAGGTGGCGTCCGAGGCAAACAAGATGCTCGCGCGCGGGCGAGACCGGCTCGGCGATCAGCTCAAGGGGCTGACGGTGCAGCCGATGCACGGCAAGAAGAACGCCCGCGAACTGATGGTCGGCGTGGCGCACGACCGTGCCTTCGGCCCGGTGATCACCTTTGGCGCCGGCGGCATCGCCGTCGAGGTGTTCAACGACGTGGCGGTAGCGCTGCCGCCGCTGAACGAATATCTGGCCGAAAACCTGATTCGCCGCACCAAGGTGAAGAAGATGCTCGACACCTTCCGCAATCAGCCGGCCGTGGATATCGACGCCGTGAAGGCGGTGTTGCTGCGGGTTTCGGAGATGGTCTGCGAATTGCCGCAGATTCAGCATCTGGACATCAATCCGCTGGTGGCCGACGAAAACGGCGTCGTGGCGGTCGATGCGCGCATCATCGTCGCACCGGTTGATCCGGATGCGCGCCGTTACGCCCATATGGCGATCCACCCGTATCCGTCGCAACTGGTGCAGGTGACGCAACTGAAGACCGGTATGCCGGTGACCATCCGGCCGATCCGCCCCGAGGATGCCGAGCTGGTCATGGCCTTCGTCGGCAATCTATCCGAAGAAACACGCTACAACCGCTATATGAGCACGCTCAAATCGCTGCCGCAGATCCAGCTGGCGCGCTTTACCCAGATCGATTACGCCCGCGAAATGGCGCTGGTGGCTGCGGTGGAGTCGGGCGGTGGCGAGGCGATTGTCGCGGTGGCGCGCTTTGTGGTGAACCCGGATTACGACAGCTGCGAGTTCGCCATCGTGATCGACGATGCCTGGCAGGGCAAAGGGCTGGGCAACCGCTTGATGAATGCCTTGTTTGATGCGGCGCGCGGCATGCGTTTGACCATGGTCGAGGGCGAAGTGCTGACCAGCAACAAAACCATGCTCTCCTTCATGCGCTCACTGGGCTTTGAGGTGACGCAGCATCCGGAGGACGATGGCCTCAAGTGGGTGGTGAAGTCGCTCTGA
- the ppa gene encoding inorganic diphosphatase, protein MDISKIPAGKDLPNDFNVIIEIPANAPPVKYEFDKEAGCIIVDRFVGTSMSYPMNYGFVPHTLSLDGDPVDVLVHTPFPLAPGMVIKCRAIGVLGMEDEAGQDAKVIAVPVEKVCAMYAHIQKLEDLPELLLAQVKHYFEHYKDLEKGKWVKITGWGDKTAAQAEIVTSFERAQKG, encoded by the coding sequence ATGGACATCAGCAAGATCCCCGCCGGCAAGGACCTGCCGAACGACTTCAACGTCATCATCGAAATCCCGGCCAATGCCCCGCCGGTGAAGTATGAGTTCGACAAGGAAGCCGGCTGCATCATCGTTGACCGCTTCGTCGGCACCTCGATGTCGTACCCGATGAACTACGGTTTCGTGCCGCACACGCTGTCGCTGGATGGCGATCCGGTCGACGTGCTCGTGCACACCCCGTTCCCGCTGGCCCCCGGCATGGTCATCAAGTGCCGCGCCATCGGCGTGCTGGGCATGGAAGACGAAGCCGGTCAGGATGCCAAGGTCATCGCCGTGCCGGTCGAGAAAGTGTGTGCGATGTACGCGCACATCCAGAAACTGGAAGACCTGCCGGAACTGCTGCTCGCACAAGTGAAGCACTACTTCGAGCATTACAAGGATCTGGAGAAGGGCAAGTGGGTCAAGATCACCGGTTGGGGCGACAAGACTGCCGCCCAGGCCGAGATCGTCACCAGCTTCGAGCGCGCCCAGAAAGGCTGA
- a CDS encoding porin: protein MSKGMFCRNAISAMLLMAGLSTPVWAQVTIGGSIETDILLEGSNAAGFSDNVQLDVEPRIFIQGDDKLDNGSSVIWKIWTGSENYRTGKDNDVNGGNGPASWGNREAWGGWKGNWGQVRFGKIYSPSYMVLDWPYAAQGGSMHVEEVGLLGFNVENSIVYDSPVINGFNVSAMYSLRTQQNNVDGGGNEYFADITGGYSGHNATVNAGYQQAKPRLQSGGVSDDVDKFAFVAGGYTFANTGWTMRAGYKWWNCSASAQANGAAGTDQGLDDNVGGCNYFTGPEQQQAWVQGMYTTGKHSFSVGYNYFWGAKDINGNKIDDSDSQTLLARYTYALSKNTSAYLDTRFSTNDDNGTIGATYGTSYKPGTDSYRILIGTWTGF from the coding sequence GTGAGTAAGGGTATGTTCTGTCGCAATGCAATCTCGGCCATGCTGTTGATGGCTGGTCTATCCACCCCGGTCTGGGCGCAGGTCACCATCGGCGGTTCGATAGAAACCGACATCCTGCTGGAAGGCTCGAATGCCGCCGGCTTCAGTGATAACGTCCAGCTCGACGTCGAACCACGGATCTTCATCCAGGGCGACGACAAGCTCGACAACGGTTCGAGCGTGATCTGGAAGATCTGGACCGGCTCCGAGAACTACCGCACCGGCAAGGACAACGACGTCAATGGCGGCAACGGCCCGGCCAGCTGGGGCAATCGCGAAGCCTGGGGCGGCTGGAAAGGCAACTGGGGCCAGGTACGCTTCGGCAAGATCTATTCGCCGTCGTATATGGTGCTCGACTGGCCGTACGCGGCACAGGGCGGCTCGATGCACGTCGAGGAAGTCGGTCTGCTCGGCTTCAACGTCGAAAACTCGATCGTCTACGACTCGCCGGTAATCAACGGTTTCAACGTCTCGGCGATGTATTCGCTGCGTACGCAGCAGAACAACGTCGATGGCGGCGGCAATGAGTACTTTGCCGACATCACCGGTGGCTACAGCGGCCATAACGCGACGGTCAACGCCGGCTACCAGCAAGCCAAGCCACGACTGCAAAGCGGCGGCGTCAGCGATGATGTCGACAAGTTCGCTTTCGTCGCCGGCGGCTACACCTTCGCCAATACCGGCTGGACCATGCGTGCCGGCTACAAGTGGTGGAACTGCTCGGCGTCGGCCCAGGCCAACGGCGCAGCCGGTACCGATCAGGGCCTGGACGACAACGTCGGCGGCTGCAATTACTTCACCGGCCCGGAACAGCAGCAGGCGTGGGTCCAGGGCATGTACACCACCGGCAAGCACAGCTTCTCGGTCGGCTACAACTACTTCTGGGGCGCCAAGGACATCAACGGCAACAAGATCGACGACAGCGACAGCCAGACGCTGCTGGCGCGCTACACCTACGCGCTGTCGAAGAACACCTCGGCCTACCTCGACACCCGTTTCAGCACCAACGACGACAACGGCACCATCGGTGCGACCTACGGCACGTCGTACAAGCCGGGCACCGACTCCTACCGTATCCTCATCGGTACCTGGACCGGCTTCTGA
- a CDS encoding porin: MHKRMCRRTLSALLLAAGLSCPAWAEVTIGGSIEADILLEGSEADGFRDNVQLDVEPRLFFAGEDKLDNGSSVIWKIWTGAENYRSDSAKNNDNNSGNGSRTWGNREAWGGWKGGWGQVRLGKVYSPSYMVLDWPYAAQGGSMHIEEVGLLGFNIDNAIVYDSPNLSGFTISGMYALRTQANQVDGNGNEYFADITAGYSGYGAMLNVGYQQAKPRLKDGHVSDDQDEFAFIAGGYTFGDSGFTLRGGYKWWQCTASANAGAGEGGGFADNVGGCNYFTGPEQQHAWVQGIYAFGKNSFSLGYNYFFGAKDINGSKIDDSDSQTLLGRYTYTMSKNTAGYFDVRYGTNDTNGNIGATYGTSYGAKAGTDSYRLLLGTWTGF; the protein is encoded by the coding sequence ATGCACAAGCGCATGTGCCGCCGCACACTATCCGCCCTGCTGCTCGCAGCCGGTCTCTCCTGCCCGGCCTGGGCGGAAGTCACCATCGGCGGGTCGATCGAAGCCGACATTCTGCTGGAAGGCTCGGAAGCCGACGGCTTCCGCGACAACGTTCAGCTCGACGTTGAACCGCGGCTGTTCTTCGCCGGTGAAGACAAACTCGACAACGGTTCGAGCGTGATCTGGAAGATCTGGACCGGTGCCGAGAACTACCGCAGCGACTCGGCCAAGAACAACGACAACAACAGCGGCAACGGTTCGCGCACCTGGGGCAACCGGGAAGCGTGGGGCGGCTGGAAGGGTGGCTGGGGCCAGGTTCGCCTCGGCAAGGTCTACTCGCCGTCGTACATGGTGCTCGACTGGCCGTACGCTGCGCAGGGCGGCTCGATGCATATCGAGGAAGTCGGCCTGCTCGGCTTCAACATCGACAACGCCATCGTCTACGACTCGCCGAACCTGAGCGGCTTCACCATCTCCGGCATGTACGCACTGCGCACGCAGGCAAACCAGGTCGACGGCAACGGCAACGAATACTTCGCCGACATCACCGCCGGCTACAGCGGCTACGGCGCGATGCTCAACGTCGGTTACCAGCAGGCCAAACCGCGCCTGAAAGATGGCCACGTCAGCGATGACCAGGACGAATTCGCCTTTATCGCCGGCGGCTACACCTTCGGCGACAGCGGTTTCACCCTGCGCGGCGGCTACAAGTGGTGGCAATGCACGGCGTCGGCCAACGCTGGTGCCGGCGAAGGCGGCGGCTTTGCCGACAACGTCGGCGGTTGCAACTACTTCACCGGCCCGGAACAGCAGCATGCTTGGGTGCAGGGCATCTATGCCTTCGGCAAGAACAGCTTCTCGCTCGGTTATAACTACTTCTTCGGCGCCAAGGACATCAACGGCAGCAAGATCGACGACAGCGACAGCCAGACGCTGCTCGGGCGCTATACCTACACGATGTCGAAGAATACCGCCGGCTACTTCGACGTGCGTTACGGCACCAACGATACCAACGGCAACATCGGTGCCACCTACGGCACATCGTACGGTGCGAAAGCCGGTACCGACTCGTACCGCTTGCTGCTCGGTACCTGGACCGGCTTCTAA
- a CDS encoding ammonium transporter, whose protein sequence is MNQFQTSTDVLFILLGAIMILAMHAGFAFLELGTVRKKNQVNALVKILTDFGVSAIAYFFIGYGIAYGTHFFGPVTEIAKDSGYELVRFFFLLTFAAAIPAIVSGGIAERAKFHPQSAATFLLVGFIYPFFEGMMWNNNFGVQDWFKTTFGAPFHDFAGSVVVHAVGGWIALAAVLLLGARRGRYHKDGGVAAHPPSSIPFLALGAWILIVGWFGFNVMSAQKIAGISGLVAMNSLMAMVGGTLTAMWAGRNDPGFIHNGPLAGLVAVCAGSDVMHPLGALVVGGVAGAGFVWLFTVVQNRWKIDDVLGVWPLHGICGAWGGIAAGVFGLEALGGAGGVSFWAQVVGTLMGVVIAFAGGLIVYGALKKTVGLRLSDEEEFNGADLSIHKISASPERESSW, encoded by the coding sequence GTGAACCAATTCCAAACCAGCACCGATGTGCTGTTCATCCTGCTCGGGGCGATCATGATCCTGGCGATGCATGCCGGCTTCGCCTTCCTTGAGCTCGGCACCGTCCGCAAGAAGAATCAGGTCAACGCGCTGGTGAAGATCCTCACCGACTTCGGCGTCTCGGCGATCGCGTATTTCTTCATCGGCTACGGCATCGCCTACGGCACGCACTTCTTCGGCCCGGTGACCGAGATCGCCAAGGACAGCGGCTACGAGCTGGTGCGCTTCTTCTTCCTCCTGACCTTCGCCGCCGCCATTCCGGCCATCGTCTCCGGCGGCATTGCCGAGCGCGCCAAGTTCCACCCGCAATCGGCCGCGACCTTCCTGCTGGTCGGCTTCATCTACCCCTTCTTTGAAGGGATGATGTGGAACAACAACTTCGGCGTGCAGGACTGGTTCAAGACCACCTTTGGTGCGCCGTTCCACGACTTCGCCGGCTCGGTGGTGGTGCATGCCGTCGGCGGCTGGATCGCCCTCGCCGCCGTACTGCTGCTCGGCGCGCGCCGTGGCCGCTACCACAAGGACGGTGGCGTCGCCGCACACCCGCCGTCGAGCATTCCCTTCCTCGCCCTCGGCGCGTGGATCCTCATCGTCGGCTGGTTCGGCTTCAACGTGATGAGCGCGCAGAAAATCGCCGGCATCTCCGGCCTCGTCGCGATGAACTCGCTGATGGCAATGGTCGGCGGCACGCTGACCGCAATGTGGGCCGGCAGGAACGACCCCGGCTTTATCCACAACGGCCCGCTCGCCGGCCTCGTCGCCGTCTGCGCCGGCTCGGACGTGATGCACCCGCTCGGCGCGCTGGTCGTCGGTGGCGTCGCCGGTGCCGGCTTCGTCTGGCTGTTCACCGTGGTGCAGAACCGCTGGAAGATCGACGACGTACTCGGCGTCTGGCCGCTGCACGGCATCTGCGGCGCCTGGGGCGGCATCGCCGCCGGCGTCTTCGGTCTGGAAGCGCTCGGCGGCGCCGGTGGCGTCAGCTTCTGGGCGCAAGTGGTCGGCACGCTGATGGGCGTGGTGATCGCCTTTGCCGGCGGGCTGATCGTTTACGGCGCACTGAAGAAGACCGTCGGCCTGCGTTTATCCGACGAGGAAGAATTCAACGGCGCCGATCTGTCGATCCACAAGATCAGTGCAAGCCCGGAGCGCGAATCGAGCTGGTAA
- a CDS encoding RidA family protein: protein MPKTVLNPDSVFDTRQYGFSQAAIVTGQRRMLLSGQVGVDANERTVGPGLQAQTEAALDNIERVLAAAGAGLEQVVMLRIYICEAARDEQEVIAQALRQRFPADPPPSSWIIVSGLSLPEWLIEIEAEAILD, encoded by the coding sequence ATGCCCAAAACCGTCCTCAATCCCGACAGCGTATTCGATACGCGGCAATACGGCTTCAGCCAGGCCGCGATCGTGACCGGGCAACGCCGGATGCTGCTGTCCGGACAGGTTGGCGTCGACGCCAACGAGCGGACCGTCGGGCCCGGATTGCAGGCGCAGACCGAAGCGGCCCTCGACAATATCGAGCGCGTGCTGGCGGCGGCGGGCGCCGGGCTGGAGCAGGTGGTCATGTTGCGGATCTATATCTGCGAAGCTGCGAGGGACGAGCAGGAGGTCATCGCGCAAGCACTGCGCCAGCGGTTTCCGGCCGATCCGCCGCCGTCGTCGTGGATCATCGTCAGCGGGCTGTCTTTGCCAGAATGGCTGATCGAGATCGAGGCGGAAGCCATCCTCGACTAG
- a CDS encoding DUF1801 domain-containing protein, translating into MQDERIAALLQDISLSSDRLYAIVHAVRRMVLATGDDVTEQVKYGGILFGAPQPFCGVFAYASHVSIEFSHGASLPDEFGLLEGKGKLRRHLKLHGVDDIGTRQLGHYVSLAYASAKP; encoded by the coding sequence ATGCAGGACGAACGGATTGCCGCCTTGTTGCAGGACATCAGCCTCTCCAGCGACCGCCTTTACGCCATCGTGCACGCGGTTCGGCGCATGGTTCTCGCCACCGGGGACGACGTCACCGAGCAGGTCAAGTACGGCGGCATCCTGTTCGGCGCACCGCAGCCCTTCTGCGGCGTGTTTGCCTATGCCAGCCATGTGTCGATCGAGTTCAGCCATGGCGCATCGCTCCCGGACGAGTTCGGCCTGCTCGAAGGCAAGGGGAAGTTGCGCCGCCATCTGAAGCTCCACGGCGTCGACGACATCGGCACCAGACAGCTCGGGCATTACGTCTCGCTGGCCTACGCATCCGCCAAGCCCTAA